The window AAGACACTTGTTTGGTTTGCTTCGCCCCTTGGTTTGACCTGGTTCCGGAACAGCGACACGAACCACGATAGCGTTTGATTATATATTCCTATAAATTAAGAATCAAAAAACTAGAAGAGTAATGAAGGTCTCGGGCATATTTCAAACCTCAACTACTACATgtgccttgccttgcctaCATGTGGAATCGTTATAAGCCCGTGTGACCTACCTCGACTTGCGTCCCTAGATATCACATCCATAgcatcccatctcatccatTCTCTCATCCATTCGAGTAACCGTTTCTAGTAAAAGCAGCCAAGTTTTTGTAGAGGTTGATCATCACCGTCGAAGAGCGTCACCACGGATGGggccgtcgtccatctcTCACGGAAGGCATATGAGCGAACACCCTCGCCGCAAGAGAAATAACAACCAGCCGTCATCACAAGGTTAACCGCCCTCCACTATACACCAGCAACACACTTTCAAGCATTGTCAATTGTAAAGAGCAAGTTCTaaaatggggggggggggggggggggggtatcACAGCCCCATGAGCcacttcgtcttcgtccgtcgtcatcttcgtcgtggccgccgccgacataTACCAACATTCCCAACCCCCCAAAACcatcatccccttccccgtTCTTCCGACCGACGGACTTCCCACTTACTTCTCCAACTCCGCGAGCGCCTCCTTGAGATGCTTCTGCACTTCCAAAGACCTCTCGGCCGCGATCGCCTTCTTCACCGTCTCGGCAAggtccttcttctcgtccgccGTTGGCACCGAACCAAATACGCCCCGGTTCAGCGCCTTGAACACGCCGCCCACGGCCACCGCCCGCATGTCGCGCTGCGCCTCGGTTCCGTTGTCGATCGAATCGGCGTCCAGGCTCTGTAAATACGCCAGGGCGACCTCCTTGCACTCGCTGCCCTCGAGGGTCGACGGGGATCCCGCAGCCTCCATCAGGTCCTTGACACACTCATACCAGACCTCGCGCTTAATGCCCTCGAACTTGGGGTGCGCCAGGTACGTCTTCAGCAGCCCAAAGATCTTTCCGAGCACGGCaccgccgtcctccttggccCGCGCGCGATTGTAGCCCCTCGCGAtcgcctcgacgccgctgacGGCCGCCTTGcgcgccgcgtcgccgtcgacgtccatccgatcctcgtcgaggaagtcgtccagcgcgccgccgacgacaccCGCGATCTCCTCGGTCAGGTCCAGGTCCTCGCGCTGCTCGGCGAACTGCCACAGCGCCCGGAACGCGTGCGGGCGGTACTCCTCGTTGTTGCGCTTCGCCTCGCGCACCGCGATCTTCCTCTGCtgcgccgcgacggccgcgtcCGCCCCCCAGAGCGTCTTTCCCTTGCCGACGAAGGTCGGGAACGCCGCCAGCAGCCTCTCCTTGCCGGCGAACGTCTTGAGCGCGAGCCCCTTGTCCAGGACGGGCCAAATGTGCTTCAGGTTCGCCTCGGACATCTGGCCGCCCGTGGCGTCGCtcgaggcgacgacggccccgaCCACGCTGGCGACGGTGAAGCAGGCCGTGTGCTGCAGGTTCCAGCGCGGCGCCTCGAGGCCCCTCTTGACAAAAGCCGCGATCTCGGGCACGTAGCGCGCGACGGTGCGGGAGCTGCCGCCGTGCTGGTTCCACACCTCGTCGAAGCATTTGCGGGCGTACTCGTCCGTGTCGTGCATGCCCATGTAGGTGAAGGGCACGAACTTGGCGGCGAGCGCGTTGAAGTGGTCCGGCGCGAGCTTCGAGACACCCAGGACGACATCGGCCACCTTGGCGCGGcgcgcctcgtcctcgctggcGAAGTACAGGTCGGTGAAGCGGTCGACGAGCCTCTCCTTGGAAGTGTCGGGCACGATGCGCATGAGGTAaccgacggccttggcgtAGCCCTTGCTGACCTCGTCGTTGCGGTCGAGCGACTGCTTCTCCAACAGCTGCATGAACCTCGACGACACGGGCTTGAAGTCGACGGCGTGCCGCATCACGAGGTCTCCGATGAGCCGCGCGCAGGCGATCTTGGTCGGCATGCCGATGGCCGTCTTGATAatctcctcgagcttgggCGCGAGCTGCTTCAtcccgtcgccgtccagctGCCGGAGGCAgttgtcgatggcctcggagaTGGGCGACTGGTTGACCCACTGCGCCCTGATCTTGTCGATCTGGTCGCGCGAGTCCTCGCTGACCTTCTGGTACGCGTAGTTGATCTGCTCGGGCTCGATGGTGCTGTGCAGGCCCAACAGCGGCGGGATGAAGTCTACGATGAAGGGCTTCAGGTTCGGGCCGCCCTTCTTGGTGATGTCGATGATGGTCCGCAGCGAGAACAtcttgacctcctcgacgccgctctcgaggccGCTGGGCGAGAGCAGGAAGCGCAGGGCCTGCCGCAGCATGGCctgcgccgacgacgacgcgccgccctcctcgagctggcggACGATGGTGCCCGTCAGCCCCATGCAGAGCTTCAGCGCGGCGTCCCTCACGGACGACTTGACGTCGTCCAGCACCTTGAGCGCGGCGGTCCAGATCTCGGCGTAGTAACGCTCGTACTTGTGGAAGGGCtggccggcgatgaggtccgagacggcggcgcagctGGCCTGGCGCACCCGCCACTCCTTGCCGAGGATGTTCTTGAGCAGGTCCTGCATGATGGCGTCAAAGTGCTCGCTCACCGTCTCGTTCGGGTTCTTGACGAGCGCCTTCCAGATGTCGTCCATGGACCGCTGCACATTGCTGTTGGGGTCGAACCGGTAGCGGAACAGCTTCGGGTACAGCTTGGGGTCGACCTCGGACTCGGACAGGATGTTGCTGAGGCCGAAGCGGCCAAAGGCCGACCGCGTCGACCAcgtggcggcgttgacggccAGCGACATGAACTTGTACACGAGGCTCTGGTCGCCCACCTCGTTGGCCAGGCTGACGATGTCCTTGTACGACGTGACGGACTTACCCTCGCCCGTCGGCAGCGCGCCGGGCTCGAAgagctccgtctcctcctcgaccttgatcTGCGTGCTGTTGCCGGTGAAGGCCGACACGAGGTCCCTGACGAGGTCCTGCTTCAGGTCCTCGTCTCCCTTCTCGTACACCAGCGACAGGCCGCGGGAGGCCGTCTCCTGGACCAGCTCGTCTCTCGCACTCAGAAGCCTCATGAAggcggcctgggcctcgCGCAGCCGGGACTGGACCTCCTCAAGATGGCCGCAGTACTGGACGAGGCAGAAGAGCCAGATGCCGGACGCCTTGAGCACCGAGGGCTTGGTGGTCTTGCAGTCCTTAAAGatcttgtcgaggacggccgtgATTCTCCTGCTccgcttcgtcttcctccagGGGCCGTCGGTGCTGTCGACGTCCATGGACAGCTTGACAAAGTCCGAGTCCCAGCAGGCGACCGCCGCCGTgatggcctcgccgacggtgAACTGGATCTCCGTCTCCTTGCGGGCGTGGATGGTGAAGAGGCCGCGCAGGACGCTATCGATGCCGGACGTCTTGCTCGAGGGGAACAGCAGGCCGTCCTGGGGCGTTGGCTCCTCTTCCGGGTCGTTAAAGGCGAgcgcgaggcggccgagcgCAAAGATGGCCTTGTCGCTCCcggcggccgccttctccgtGAGTCTCTCGATGACGTAGTCCGCCGTCAGGTTGTTAACGTTGTCCGGGATGTACTGCGAGAGACCGGCGGTCCAGAGCTCGGCGTAGCagtcgaggatggcgtccTCCAGCGACGGGCGTTGGTGGGACTTGTCCATGAGCAGCTTGGGCGGCAGGTGAACGTCGCTCGGGATGGGCACGCCGTAGTAGACGGCCCTCGAGAAGATGTGGCCAAAGGCCTGCAGAGACCCTTCGAccccgttggcggcggcgccgtaCGCATTCTCCCACCCGTACACCATGACCTTGAGGTCCCGCAGGAACTTCTGGATGTTCTCGTTGCGCGTCTGGTGCGGCACGGCCTCGGGGATCGCCAGGTCCACCTTGTTAAGGGGGTGAGGAAGCAGAATCCCAACcgcctgggcggcggcggcgcggatgTGTCTGTTGTTGGCCGTGGTGCACTTCTGCAAGAGGTAGGCCGAGCCGGCGACGTAGTTGATGGTGCCGCCGGGGGCGAGCGAGGCGACGTCGACCATGTGCTTGAGGCAGttctcgacgatgcggtcggtgccgtcgacgcccttgaggcggacgccgtcgaagcAGATCTTGATGAAGAGGCCGATGTGCTCCTGGTCGACGGAGCGCAGGTAGGCCCTGATCTGGTCCCGCGTCTTGATGTCGTTGCGGACGCGCGtgtcgagctgctcggcccAGCCGGGGACGAGGGGGAAGTCGGGCAGCGCGGCGATGAACATGGCCCTCTTGACGTACTGCACGGCAACGGGGTAGGCAAAGACCTTGGGGCCCTGGAAGTTCTGCATCGTCCTCTTGTCGTCGAACTCGAGcttcggcggcagcgcggaGCCGCTCCATTCGGCACTGGTGATGTCGTCGGTGATCTGGTCGCAGAAGAAGTAGGTCATGAGCGAGATCCAGTTGGGCATCGTGTGCGACTCGCTGTCGCGGTACGTCCACGGGTCGAGCCCCTTGCGGCCCTCCTCGATGACCTCGGTGCGCTCGCCCTGACggccggcgatggccagGATGTCGATCCATCTGCCTCGCTCGTCCCACGAGGCGATGGTCTGGTTCGCCCACTTGACGGCCGAGAACCTCGCGCTGCGCACGACGCCCGGGTTGTCCTCGGGCATGCTCATGTAGTGCAGAAGCAGAGAGATGAGGCTGACcattccgccgccgccgcgcccgtcgccgctgaCCGCCTTGGGATCGAAGCTCCTCGTCAGGCCTGAGAGGGAGCCCTCTATGGCGGACACTGCCTCAACGCTCGGGTCCTCGGAAAGGGACCTGAAGAGCCAgccgacgagatggagcTTGTCCTGCACGCTGGACGGGCTGCCTGcaccgaggacgccgagcagATCGTAGGCCATCGCGcggagcttctcctcgtctgCCGAGAGTGTGCGTGAGGCGGGCCAtccctgctcctcgacgtACGTGCGCATCTTGTCGATTAGCTTGGGTCCGATGGTGAAAGGGGCTTGAGTAGGGCCAATGGTGGCGGTCCAGTTGAGGAAGTAGAAGAGCGCCTTGTGAAGTCTTGTGCGCTCGAGACCGCTGGCGGCCTGCAGGTGAGGCGGCGCGATGGACGTCGTCTCGGTGCCAAAGTCGAGAGTCACCACGGACATGATGTTATCCTGCATCGTAGTGGCCAGCTTAGACTTTGACAGCAGGGGCAGGATCCTGATGCGGTGAGGCGCGGGGAGTCGGGCGTGTGCGTTATACAACTCCTCGATGATGGACGCCTTCTCAAAGTCGATGGTCATCCTCTTGAGGatgtcctcgccggcctgggaGACCTGGTAGTCCGGGTTGGCGGCCGCCGACAGCGCGGGCAGCagcctctcctcgtccttgaagGCGCCGCTGGCCAACAGCTGCGCGATCTTCCGGCGGAGGTCCTGCATCTTCTGGAACGCGGGCGCAGTGTCGCGCTGCTCGGGCTTGAGGAAGTCCAGGTCGGCCGACAGAAGGGCCGGATTGAGCCTCTCGAACTCCTGACGCGAgggctcggcgccgccggggatTCTCAGGAGGAGTACCTTGCCCAGCCACTTGGCGACGAACTGcgcgtcggcatcgtcggaAAGGCCGCTGGCTTCTCTGAAAgcagcgtcttcctcgctgCCGCGGGACGGGATCTGGATGTCCTGGATGATCTTCAGGAGCACGTTGAACATGGACGCCTGCGTCGGGCCATGCTTGGACGACGCGATGGCCCTGGCAACCTTGGGGAAGAGCAGCCGCCGGTCATAGTCGTCCAGACGGAGAATGCTGTGTTGGATGAATGAGATGTCCAGCACACGGAGGATGGATGAGCCGGCCTCCTGGTACTGGtcgatgagcttctcgacgggGAGAATGATGCTATCGCCACCGTCAGTTCAGTGAATGCGCACTCGGCAAGGGTCAAGACTCGGGGGGAGTGGGCCAAAGGGACACCGCCATACCTCGGGTGGACAATCAAGCCCTTTAGTTTTCCGGCAAACTGAATGACCTGTCTCATGATATTAGCTACATGAAAACGGGccaaaagagagaaaaggaaagacTTCTCACATCGTTGCGGACTGACGCATAGTCACTCGTCGCCTTCAGCAACAGCGCGCAGAGGTACTTGGTCAGCAGCTCGTTGAGCTTGTCCTCCTTGTTCGCCGCCTGCAGGATGCGGATCTGGACGTTCCCGACGAGccgcttctccttcgcctcgGGGGATTCGCCCGACATGTTAAAGAGCCCGTGGCGATGTCGAATGTGTGTTGTAATGTGTTGATGGAGGAATGAGAGGccggagagggagggagatAGATGCGGAGGTACATGTAAATATGTACCCGGCGTGTGCTGGACCTTGTCACCGTCACCGAATGAATGTATTGTATGTATCCGCAGCGCCGCCCCAGAGCCGACGTTGCTTTCGGCTGCCTGAGCTGAATAAGCTGCGTGTCCCGTCACGCCAGTGTAGTGTCCGGAGGTTCCAGAATTCCCGCTGAAAACGCGGAACAAGCAGGGGTCACACTCACTGTTCTGAGTTCCCGGGGGTTCCTGTCAAGCCGCCTGAGTGCTGGgtgctctctctctgtgtgtgtgtgtgtgtgtgtgtcacGCTCACTCGCCACAATGTGGCCGAGCTCCGAAACCGGTTTAGTGATCGTCGCCAGACTCGGAAATAGTAGACACCTTGTCTTCCTCCGCAACTCAAGCTGGCCAAGCCTTCGGCTGAGAGATGACAGACGTGTCGACCGCGATGCCTCCGATTGTGGTCTCTTTTTCGCAGTTGTTTTGAACGAAATTGGGTTGTGTGGGATGACGTTTGTGTGTGAAGAGAAGACCAAGTTCAAGGAAACGTCCAGCTAAAAAAATAGAACAAAatagaaaaaaaagaagaaaaaaacaagtCTGGGAGCTGGTGGGAGAGGAAGACACCCTCCAGCCTGGGGCTAGACGCCCTATCGCATCGTCACCCTTTAAGGCGAGAGCTCTCGCCTTTTTGGGCGTAAGCCCCGCCTTATGGACCTGGCAACCAATGTCTTgatgagtgtgagtgtggCATTGTTATGCTGTTTTGGGCGGGTGCAGTTGTGCCTTTTCGTTAGCACCCGCCTTGTAAGTCTGCAGTATGTTGGTCCATCATGCTGCCCTATATTCCCCTTAGAAAGATAGACAGGATTTCTTTGAGTCTGAAGAGTCTTTTAAGACTCTGCTGCTGAAAAGGCAAAGGGACCTGCATGCGCCTACTCACTTTTGGCGAGAGCAAACCCTTTGTTGTGTTGTGGTAGAGGAGAGCTGATGATAGAGCTGGGGACTGTGTGTTCCTGTAACTCATGTTGTAAGAAATGCAAGAGAGCACATGAGGATGGCGAATCTCCTCATCACCTACAGTAAACTGAAGTTAGGTAAATCTATGGTGCATTTGTGGCTGAAGAACGTGGTACAGTATGTTTCTACATGACATAAGGACTACTTTTACAAGCTGTCCTATCATCTACTTGTGTGGAAAGCATTTAGTCACTTTTACATGGTTTGAGGATTTCTAGCTGATCAACTGGGCTTGTCACAGTATTGCAGTTTCAAAACAACGGTCCGAAGTGTTGCAATTTTGTCCAAGTGCACAAATGCTCTTGTGGAAATATTAACTTTGGAAGAGGTGACTGGTCTATGTATCATTTGATGCAATATATGTCGTCCATACCTGTAACTATGTAGCTAAAGTATGGATTTCAAGCAACACTACAATATCAGTTTGGGGGATGAAAATGAAAGCATGCACCCTCCTACTCGAAGCAATGGGAGTATTGCCAgaagcctttttttctttttttccaaGCAGCTTAATAGTCATGTGCAACCGTGAATCGGGCTGTAAATAGTCGAATTAGGGGGGTTTGTGGAAATGGTGAGCCAGATTCTGTTTGAACACCCAACACGAAAAGAGGCTTCAAGCATTGTGCTCACCAAGACTGCTTCAATAAGGCACGACTGGCCCAGACCATCAACTTACTCACTGAGTTGGCAAATAGCTCGTGGTAGAAGTGATTTCTTATGAAAAGAAACTGGGCAATGAAGGCAATGTTTGTTTTACAAAACGTATAGCACAAAATCTGACACAGTTTTGTCTACTCTTTTCTACCACCTCGAATGAACCAATCATCGCTGTGTGCCATTTCTGCTATCAAACAGAGCTACAGTTTTGTTTCATCAAATTGATCATAACAATAACTTTGATATTGTGACAGATGGTTCTCTCATTCGTTCCACGACGCGATCAGAACCCATCTCAAAGACACACGACAGACTGGTGAGATTGCGGCTGACGGTTCGTCGCAAAGTAAACCCTCCCAGCAGCCTCATCAGCCATTTAGTCCCATGGCAATTCTGACCAGCTGCTTTCGATAGCCACACCCGTCAAGTCTACGCCATTCCCGTGGAACCAATCCCTCGTATCAGCATGAAAGGTCGTCCTCGGTTCTAACTACAACTGCGAAGAGCTTTGGTCACGTACCGCGTGTCGTCTACCCAACGATCCCTGGGACCatgctcgagggcggcaaaCTGCCAAAACCAACCCTTGGGGACCAAAACCCCTAGAGCCAGTTTGAATAACTCATCAGGGAGTACGAGAAGGCCGGCAGTCTGGTGTGTTGACCGGTCACATTGAACTTATCAGCCGGATCTTGCTCCGTAATAAACCTTTATCCAGGCCGAGCCCTTGGTGTCTATCTGCCGACATATCTGTATCTTACAGGGATCACTCTGATGAAAATCCGGCCGGCGGATAGTTGTCTCAAACTTCTTTTAATCAGAATATCATCGAGATTCCCTTCAGCAATGTACGACGAATGAGTCACAAACCGATCAACCAACCGCTACCACCACACATGatgccctcccccccgttccaaccccctcctctctccctaGTGGAACTGCGAGCGACAATGAATATATCGTAGCAGTCCTCTTTCCCCCCAAATTAGGCCCAGTacgcgtcgtcgccggtcACAACCGCCGTTACGAGTCAACACCGAGTCGACGTCCAACAGAACTCGCCACCACGCCGACCTCTCCCCGCcaacttcctcctctcccccacCACTGCAAACCAAAACGCGCCCCATCACACCTCTTCAGACGAAACCAACCCGCCACCAAGCCCGCAAACCTTGAGCTGCAAAAAGGTTTGCAGCACGAACGCGAGACGAAATCCTACTGTCGCCACAGTCCAGATACCGCGCAACCCTCGGCCAGGTTCCCGGAGCGACCCCGAACGGTCCTGTCCGCTCAGAACATCCCTCCGGGACGCTCCTCCGGGGAGCGTCGAGATGAGAACGGTAGGCTGTCCCATCCACAAACCTTACGGTCCGTCCCAAGGACAAGTCTCACCCACAGTCGCGAACCGTCCCCAAGTCGCCCTTCAAACAAGCTCCCGCGAACCGCCGGAGAGACTTGCCGTGATTGACAACCAACCGACGACCTCGATTGAGTTCAGGACAAaagtcacacacacacacacacacacacacacacacacacacacacacacacggaGAGAGACAAAGCATTGGAGATTGACGGGCT is drawn from Colletotrichum destructivum chromosome 6, complete sequence and contains these coding sequences:
- a CDS encoding Putative armadillo-like helical, proteasome component Ecm29 is translated as MSGESPEAKEKRLVGNVQIRILQAANKEDKLNELLTKYLCALLLKATSDYASVRNDVIQFAGKLKGLIVHPSIILPVEKLIDQYQEAGSSILRVLDISFIQHSILRLDDYDRRLLFPKVARAIASSKHGPTQASMFNVLLKIIQDIQIPSRGSEEDAAFREASGLSDDADAQFVAKWLGKVLLLRIPGGAEPSRQEFERLNPALLSADLDFLKPEQRDTAPAFQKMQDLRRKIAQLLASGAFKDEERLLPALSAAANPDYQVSQAGEDILKRMTIDFEKASIIEELYNAHARLPAPHRIRILPLLSKSKLATTMQDNIMSVVTLDFGTETTSIAPPHLQAASGLERTRLHKALFYFLNWTATIGPTQAPFTIGPKLIDKMRTYVEEQGWPASRTLSADEEKLRAMAYDLLGVLGAGSPSSVQDKLHLVGWLFRSLSEDPSVEAVSAIEGSLSGLTRSFDPKAVSGDGRGGGGMVSLISLLLHYMSMPEDNPGVVRSARFSAVKWANQTIASWDERGRWIDILAIAGRQGERTEVIEEGRKGLDPWTYRDSESHTMPNWISLMTYFFCDQITDDITSAEWSGSALPPKLEFDDKRTMQNFQGPKVFAYPVAVQYVKRAMFIAALPDFPLVPGWAEQLDTRVRNDIKTRDQIRAYLRSVDQEHIGLFIKICFDGVRLKGVDGTDRIVENCLKHMVDVASLAPGGTINYVAGSAYLLQKCTTANNRHIRAAAAQAVGILLPHPLNKVDLAIPEAVPHQTRNENIQKFLRDLKVMVYGWENAYGAAANGVEGSLQAFGHIFSRAVYYGVPIPSDVHLPPKLLMDKSHQRPSLEDAILDCYAELWTAGLSQYIPDNVNNLTADYVIERLTEKAAAGSDKAIFALGRLALAFNDPEEEPTPQDGLLFPSSKTSGIDSVLRGLFTIHARKETEIQFTVGEAITAAVACWDSDFVKLSMDVDSTDGPWRKTKRSRRITAVLDKIFKDCKTTKPSVLKASGIWLFCLVQYCGHLEEVQSRLREAQAAFMRLLSARDELVQETASRGLSLVYEKGDEDLKQDLVRDLVSAFTGNSTQIKVEEETELFEPGALPTGEGKSVTSYKDIVSLANEVGDQSLVYKFMSLAVNAATWSTRSAFGRFGLSNILSESEVDPKLYPKLFRYRFDPNSNVQRSMDDIWKALVKNPNETVSEHFDAIMQDLLKNILGKEWRVRQASCAAVSDLIAGQPFHKYERYYAEIWTAALKVLDDVKSSVRDAALKLCMGLTGTIVRQLEEGGASSSAQAMLRQALRFLLSPSGLESGVEEVKMFSLRTIIDITKKGGPNLKPFIVDFIPPLLGLHSTIEPEQINYAYQKVSEDSRDQIDKIRAQWVNQSPISEAIDNCLRQLDGDGMKQLAPKLEEIIKTAIGMPTKIACARLIGDLVMRHAVDFKPVSSRFMQLLEKQSLDRNDEVSKGYAKAVGYLMRIVPDTSKERLVDRFTDLYFASEDEARRAKVADVVLGVSKLAPDHFNALAAKFVPFTYMGMHDTDEYARKCFDEVWNQHGGSSRTVARYVPEIAAFVKRGLEAPRWNLQHTACFTVASVVGAVVASSDATGGQMSEANLKHIWPVLDKGLALKTFAGKERLLAAFPTFVGKGKTLWGADAAVAAQQRKIAVREAKRNNEEYRPHAFRALWQFAEQREDLDLTEEIAGVVGGALDDFLDEDRMDVDGDAARKAAVSGVEAIARGYNRARAKEDGGAVLGKIFGLLKTYLAHPKFEGIKREVWYECVKDLMEAAGSPSTLEGSECKEVALAYLQSLDADSIDNGTEAQRDMRAVAVGGVFKALNRGVFGSVPTADEKKDLAETVKKAIAAERSLEVQKHLKEALAELEK